A region from the bacterium genome encodes:
- a CDS encoding response regulator — protein sequence MSTDSSLKKILIVDDVELFIQFQISLLGRRNFDIHTARTGAGALERARALNPDLILLDMFMPDMNGDEVCRTLKNDPQTSHIPVVIVSSGSPEMSRPATLSAGCDGLLYKPVRKDVLMSIVEQLLGTNERQYLRVNTRLSCIVEMAGEKYEATIHSLCKGGAFIAMEHPTIAGDIIQIRFAVPGNERQVVIRSASVAWSQDDRIAGPIGCGVRFLSADRDSLAAISGFVNLLLHGGGAGKEEFSRPALKY from the coding sequence ATGTCAACCGACAGCAGCTTGAAAAAGATTCTCATCGTTGATGATGTGGAGCTGTTTATACAGTTTCAGATCTCCCTGCTGGGCAGGCGAAATTTCGACATCCACACAGCCCGGACGGGGGCCGGGGCTCTGGAGAGGGCCCGCGCACTGAATCCGGACCTCATCCTCCTGGACATGTTCATGCCCGACATGAACGGCGACGAGGTCTGTCGAACCCTCAAGAACGATCCGCAGACATCACATATCCCTGTGGTCATTGTCAGTTCCGGGAGCCCGGAGATGTCGCGGCCAGCCACCCTGTCCGCGGGGTGCGACGGTCTGCTCTACAAGCCGGTAAGGAAAGACGTTTTGATGTCCATTGTGGAGCAGTTGCTCGGGACGAACGAGAGACAGTACCTGAGAGTTAACACCAGGCTCTCGTGCATCGTGGAAATGGCGGGGGAAAAGTACGAGGCCACCATCCACTCCCTCTGTAAAGGCGGAGCGTTCATTGCCATGGAACATCCAACGATCGCAGGCGACATCATACAGATCCGTTTCGCTGTCCCGGGAAACGAACGGCAGGTGGTGATCCGGTCGGCCTCCGTGGCGTGGAGTCAGGATGACAGGATCGCCGGCCCGATCGGTTGTGGAGTTCGCTTTCTGAGCGCGGACAGGGACAGCCTGGCGGCCATAAGCGGGTTCGTCAACCTTCTTCTTCACGGCGGAGGCGCCGGCAAGGAGGAATTTAGCAGGCCCGCCCTGAAATACTGA